In Bombus pascuorum chromosome 13, iyBomPasc1.1, whole genome shotgun sequence, a single genomic region encodes these proteins:
- the LOC132913771 gene encoding cyclin-T isoform X1, translating into MATDEKWYFTKEQLTNTPSRRCGIDADKELSYRQQAANFIQDMGQRLVVSQLCINTAIVYMHRFYVFHSLSHFHRNAIAAAALFLAAKVEEQPRKLEHVIKMAHMCLHRDQPPPDVRSEQYLEQAQDLVFNENVLLQTLGFDVAIDHPHTHVVRCCQLVKASKDLAQTSYFMASNSLHLTTMCLQYKPTVVACFCIHLACKWSNWEIPQSTEGKHWFWYVDRSVTSELLQELTAEFLHIFDKCPSRLKRKIMSISANQSPSINHPSLPNSPFDAEPRKVQSPATTADGGPTFHANRPHLAEKQEEKKQNAPAPTRPPVDYREYREKKERERLEREKASVPASVTQSHVSEINKHHSHHHKPVSSTNVLNKHPLPLGQKTLHHNHHHRPDIKVGQPVPQRHSSSTQAREPNRDPNRQRLQREYNSNTGISSSSSSSGSALHSHSHAVPKEPTLDNSVTDSVTHRSDVGSLQEPTPHGNIQDKLSNNNHSLHRLSGVESKHQGHDKRMYDPRHKPVEHRKDSEQKPYKYPDPTRVDRQRKSDTLEQRCEEVRKLIEKSIPPPKPTLDVPYSSNTQKPSSHHIKYNQSEKLQVSSGAVPTDVKLSTSQSSFSQEKSPSSSVSLLSQKSLSSKTISSQHTAHGVSQILKDTIKNSNSQSSSLSSLSNLDDPKTEKRPRHDDTDKSSSDIQQSVLQTPPSKPKSLFSPEKVPTPRESHSQRLKTKQKTPPSAAKVPKQERVPDTSIGFNLVSPFASPPGLQQQETQSVKRSANDVPATSHKRHRTCSTSESGQQVKIKMDDTSSFEAVKMLGRVPELIQPIRDNPSANGRATQIANDMKPPELIKPFDSEPTISRFSTIPTQQQIPSNQQGLTNGLDTNLVKQESQEFQIKKETYKTDIPIKAEHQIKGEYLSPMKSAQSISALLQEPLAPMPSLLQNMQQFSQIPPQQQVHQEQFQQQQLQQQQLQHEQPSQPHQPSISHSMLLAQQEPVQSQCLPLSSVTEPMIASTVDISVLSGPVQTNTESILSVTTSTTITVAPPVEEKRLEHHKSEKKKKKEKHKHKDKEKSKEKHKHKHKDKDKEKHREKDKEKGEEIVSAIPIKITIPKDKLNLSTESTGSTGASTVPTDKNKSPQNTSIKIIIPKERLKGTDSVSSSPGQSVVQAPLRIKIRTDGISRSSGAPSTTSSSSSIVPEFTNESRKRDRSEMKESPTTSVPLAKKQSQVSSAGYGQHRLGERLNGRHYSSGSNNKVRGGGRGGRQYIGRGPPPAGSAGHYSAPGQRDGYYQQDTYNSNNARNPHHPHPSSARGDPGYSRAGHVNQTQPDSYFFANYPPPSMFNPAGYIYDPVMYYSQYQQQYPMYPAGNVIMTPDGAIDTSVPPPSLPPNMRQNQSMISVPSARQEPETPPPLPSGPPPSSSPPPPPPPE; encoded by the exons ATGGCGACTGacgaaaaatggtactttacGAAAGAACAGCTAACAAATACGCCGAGCAGAAGATGCGGCATCGATGCAGATAAGGAACTGAGCTACAGGCAGCAGGCAGCGAATTTCATTCAGGATATGGGACAGCGGCTTGTGGT GTCACAATTATGTATCAACACAGCAATAGTGTATATGCACAGATTTTATGTATTCCACTCGCTGTCACATTTCCACAGGAATGCAATTGCAGCAGCAGCACTATTTTTAGCAGCAAAAGTAGAAGAACAACCACGCAAGTTAGAACATGTTATCAAAATGGCACACATGTGTCTCCACAGAGATCAGCCCCCACCTGATGTCAGATCtgag CAATACCTTGAGCAAGCTCAAGATCTGGTGTtcaatgaaaatgttttactaCAAACATTGGGGTTTGATGTTGCCATTGATCATCCCCACACACATGTTGTTAGATGTTGTCAACTGGTTAAAG CGAGCAAGGACTTAGCCCAGACTTCATACTTCATGGCATCTAACAG ttTACATTTAACAACCATGTGTCTGCAGTACAAGCCAACGGTAGTTGCCTGTTTTTGCATTCATCTCGCATGTAAATGGTCTAATTGGGAA ATACCACAAAGTACGGAAGGGAAGCACTGGTTCTGGTACGTCGACAGAAGCGTGACATCCGAACTATTACAAGAGCTTACAGCAGAATTCCTCCATATATTTGATAAGTGCCCGTCAAgattgaaaaggaaaataatgaGCATATCTGCTAATCAAAGTCCAAGCATTAATCATCCCAGTTTACCGAACTCACCCTTT GATGCGGAACCTCGCAAGGTACAATCTCCTGCAACGACGGCCGATGGTGGACCTACATTCCACGCAAATCGACCTCATCTGGCagagaaacaagaagaaaagaaacagaacgCCCCCGCACCTACGAGGCCTCCTGTAGATTATCGGGAATatcgagaaaagaaagaacgcgAGCGTTTGGAAAGAGAGAAGGCATCAGTTCCAGCATCAGTTACGCAAAGTCATGTGTcggaaattaataaacatcattCTCATCACCACAAACCTGTATCTAGTACAAATGTGCTGAACAAACATCCGTTGCCTCTTGGACAAAAAACACTTCATCATAATCATCATCATAGACCAGATATAAAAGTTGGACAACCAGTACCTCAGAGGCACTCGAGTAGTACTCAAGCTAGGGAACCAAATCGCGATCCCAATAGACAGAGGTTACAAAGAGAGTATAATTCGAACACTGGTATAagtagcagtagtagtagtagcgGTAGTGCCCTCCATTCTCACAGTCACGCCGTACCAAAGGAACCAACTTTGGATAATTCTGTAACCGATTCCGTTACTCACAGATCGGATGTTGGATCATTACAAGAACCAACGCCTCATGGGAATATACAGGATAAACTTAGTAACAATAATCATAGTCTGCACAGATTAAGTGGAGTAGAAAGTAAACATCAGGGTCATGATAAAAGAATGTATGATCCAAGGCATAAACCAGTAGAACATAGGAAAGATAGTGAACAAAAGCCATATAAATATCCAGATCCAACTAGAGTTGATCGACAAAGAAAGTCTGATACGTTGGAACAGAGGTGTGAAGAGGTTAGGAAGCTCATTGAAAAGTCAATACCTCCACCTAAACCGACGCTTGACGTACCATATAGTTCAAATACACAGAAGCCGTCGTCAcatcatataaaatacaatcaGTCAGAAAAGTTACAAGTTAGTTCTGGTGCAGTGCCGACCGATGTGAAGCTTAGTACTAGCCAGAGTTCATTTTCACAAGAAAAGTCTCCGAGTAGCTCCGTTTCATTACTTAGTCAAAAATCATTATCTTCGAAGACAATATCCAGTCAACATACAGCTCATGGTGTATCACAGATATTAAAGGACACgattaaaaatagtaattcTCAGTCGTCAAGTTTATCATCGTTGAGTAATCTTGACGACCCAAAAACAGAAAAACGACCACGGCATGATGACACAGACAAAAGTTCGTCCGATATTCAACAGAGTGTGTTACAAACCCCCCCTAGTAAGCCAAAATCGCTATTCAGTCCAGAGAAAGTACCAACGCCTCGGGAATCTCATTCACAGAGGCTTAAGACTAAACAAAAGACGCCTCCTTCGGCTGCAAAAGTTCCTAAACAAGAACGTGTACCAGACACGTCGATAGGTTTTAATTTAGTATCACCTTTCGCAAGTCCACCAGGTTTGCAACAGCAAGAAACACAATCGGTTAAACGATCGGCTAACGATGTTCCTGCAACGTCCCATAAAAGGCATCGTACGTGTAGCACTAGCGAAAGTGGACAgcaagtgaaaataaaaatggatgaTACGTCCAGTTTCGAGGCAGTTAAGATGCTCGGTAGAGTACCAGAACTAATACAACCTATTAGAGATAATCCATCGGCGAATGGTAGAGCGACTCAAATCGCAAATGATATGAAACCACCGGAGCTCATTAAACCTTTTGATTCTGAACCAACGATATCACGTTTTAGCACAATACCTACACAGCAACAGATACCATCGAATCAGCAGGGTTTGACGAATGGACTGGATACTAACCTAGTAAAGCAAGAGTCTcaagaatttcaaattaaaaaggaaacgtaTAAAACAGATATACCAATAAAGGCTGAACATCAGATTAAAGGAGAATATTTATCTCCCATGAAATCTGCTCAAAGTATAAGTGCTCTGCTTCAGGAACCTTTAGCACCCATGCCAtcgttattacaaaatatgcaGCAATTTAGTCAAATACCACCTCAACAGCAAGTTCATCAGGAACAATTTCAACAACAACAGTTGCAACAGCAGCAGCTTCAACATGAGCAACCATCACAACCTCATCAACCATCGATATCTCATTCGATGTTGCTCGCACAGCAGGAACCCGTTCAAAGTCAGTGTCTGCCTCTATCATCGGTTACCGAACCAATGATAGCTTCGACCGTTGATATAAGTGTTCTCTCTGGCCCTGTACAAACAAATACAGAATCCATTCTCTCTGTAACAACATCGACAACTATAACCGTCGCACCCCCTGTAGAAGAAAAGAGATTAGAGCATCACAAgagcgaaaagaaaaaaaagaaggagaagcaTAAACATAAAGACAAGGAGAAGAGTAAAGAGAAGCACAAACACAAACataaagacaaggacaaagagaAACATCGAGAGAAGGATAAagaaaagggagaagaaaTTGTGTCTGCTATACCTATCAAAATCACAATTCCTAAAGACAAACTAAATCTCAGCACAGAATCGACAGGAAGCACCGGTGCGAGTACAGTGCCAACTGACAAGAACAAGTCGCCTCAAAACACTAGTATCAAAATCATTATTCCTAAGGAAAGGCTGAAGGGTACGGACAGTGTATCTAGTTCACCGGGTCAATCCGTGGTTCAGGCTCCTCTAAGAATTAAAATCAGAACGGATGGAATCTCGAGGAGTTCCGGCGCGCCCTCGACGACGAGCAGTTCAAGCAGCATCGTTCCAGAGTTCACGAACGAAAGTCGAAAGCGCGATCGTTCTGAAATGAAGGAGAGTCCAACGACTAGTGTTCCGCTAGCGAAGAAGCAATCGCAGGTCTCCTCGGCGGGTTACGGGCAACACCGACTAGGCGAACGGCTGAATGGCAGACACTATAGTTCAGGCAGCAATAACAAGGTACGTGGAGGCGGTAGAGGCGGCCGCCAGTATATCGGGCGTGGTCCACCACCAGCAGGATCGGCGGGCCATTACAGTGCTCCCGGCCAGCGCGACGGCTACTATCAGCAAGACACCTACAATAGTAACAATGCCCGTAATCCGCATCATCCTCATCCATCCTCGGCTCGTGGTGATCCAGGCTACTCGAGGGCTGGCCACGTAAATCAGACCCAACCagattcttatttttttgCTAATTACCCGCCACCCTCGATGTTCAACCCTGCCGGATACATTTACGATCCTGTCATGTACTACTCACAATATCAGCAACAGTACCCGATGTATCCGGCGGGTAACGTCATTATGACACCAGACGGTGCTATCGATACGTCTGTACCGCCACCATCCTTACCACCGAATATGCGACAAAATCAAAGCATGATCTCAGTTCCGTCTGCTCGGCAGGAACCCGAAACACCACCACCGTTACCGAGCGGACCACCTCCCAGTTCCTCGCCACCACCACCTCCACCACCTGAATAA
- the LOC132913771 gene encoding cyclin-T isoform X2: MCLQYKPTVVACFCIHLACKWSNWEIPQSTEGKHWFWYVDRSVTSELLQELTAEFLHIFDKCPSRLKRKIMSISANQSPSINHPSLPNSPFDAEPRKVQSPATTADGGPTFHANRPHLAEKQEEKKQNAPAPTRPPVDYREYREKKERERLEREKASVPASVTQSHVSEINKHHSHHHKPVSSTNVLNKHPLPLGQKTLHHNHHHRPDIKVGQPVPQRHSSSTQAREPNRDPNRQRLQREYNSNTGISSSSSSSGSALHSHSHAVPKEPTLDNSVTDSVTHRSDVGSLQEPTPHGNIQDKLSNNNHSLHRLSGVESKHQGHDKRMYDPRHKPVEHRKDSEQKPYKYPDPTRVDRQRKSDTLEQRCEEVRKLIEKSIPPPKPTLDVPYSSNTQKPSSHHIKYNQSEKLQVSSGAVPTDVKLSTSQSSFSQEKSPSSSVSLLSQKSLSSKTISSQHTAHGVSQILKDTIKNSNSQSSSLSSLSNLDDPKTEKRPRHDDTDKSSSDIQQSVLQTPPSKPKSLFSPEKVPTPRESHSQRLKTKQKTPPSAAKVPKQERVPDTSIGFNLVSPFASPPGLQQQETQSVKRSANDVPATSHKRHRTCSTSESGQQVKIKMDDTSSFEAVKMLGRVPELIQPIRDNPSANGRATQIANDMKPPELIKPFDSEPTISRFSTIPTQQQIPSNQQGLTNGLDTNLVKQESQEFQIKKETYKTDIPIKAEHQIKGEYLSPMKSAQSISALLQEPLAPMPSLLQNMQQFSQIPPQQQVHQEQFQQQQLQQQQLQHEQPSQPHQPSISHSMLLAQQEPVQSQCLPLSSVTEPMIASTVDISVLSGPVQTNTESILSVTTSTTITVAPPVEEKRLEHHKSEKKKKKEKHKHKDKEKSKEKHKHKHKDKDKEKHREKDKEKGEEIVSAIPIKITIPKDKLNLSTESTGSTGASTVPTDKNKSPQNTSIKIIIPKERLKGTDSVSSSPGQSVVQAPLRIKIRTDGISRSSGAPSTTSSSSSIVPEFTNESRKRDRSEMKESPTTSVPLAKKQSQVSSAGYGQHRLGERLNGRHYSSGSNNKVRGGGRGGRQYIGRGPPPAGSAGHYSAPGQRDGYYQQDTYNSNNARNPHHPHPSSARGDPGYSRAGHVNQTQPDSYFFANYPPPSMFNPAGYIYDPVMYYSQYQQQYPMYPAGNVIMTPDGAIDTSVPPPSLPPNMRQNQSMISVPSARQEPETPPPLPSGPPPSSSPPPPPPPE; the protein is encoded by the exons ATGTGTCTGCAGTACAAGCCAACGGTAGTTGCCTGTTTTTGCATTCATCTCGCATGTAAATGGTCTAATTGGGAA ATACCACAAAGTACGGAAGGGAAGCACTGGTTCTGGTACGTCGACAGAAGCGTGACATCCGAACTATTACAAGAGCTTACAGCAGAATTCCTCCATATATTTGATAAGTGCCCGTCAAgattgaaaaggaaaataatgaGCATATCTGCTAATCAAAGTCCAAGCATTAATCATCCCAGTTTACCGAACTCACCCTTT GATGCGGAACCTCGCAAGGTACAATCTCCTGCAACGACGGCCGATGGTGGACCTACATTCCACGCAAATCGACCTCATCTGGCagagaaacaagaagaaaagaaacagaacgCCCCCGCACCTACGAGGCCTCCTGTAGATTATCGGGAATatcgagaaaagaaagaacgcgAGCGTTTGGAAAGAGAGAAGGCATCAGTTCCAGCATCAGTTACGCAAAGTCATGTGTcggaaattaataaacatcattCTCATCACCACAAACCTGTATCTAGTACAAATGTGCTGAACAAACATCCGTTGCCTCTTGGACAAAAAACACTTCATCATAATCATCATCATAGACCAGATATAAAAGTTGGACAACCAGTACCTCAGAGGCACTCGAGTAGTACTCAAGCTAGGGAACCAAATCGCGATCCCAATAGACAGAGGTTACAAAGAGAGTATAATTCGAACACTGGTATAagtagcagtagtagtagtagcgGTAGTGCCCTCCATTCTCACAGTCACGCCGTACCAAAGGAACCAACTTTGGATAATTCTGTAACCGATTCCGTTACTCACAGATCGGATGTTGGATCATTACAAGAACCAACGCCTCATGGGAATATACAGGATAAACTTAGTAACAATAATCATAGTCTGCACAGATTAAGTGGAGTAGAAAGTAAACATCAGGGTCATGATAAAAGAATGTATGATCCAAGGCATAAACCAGTAGAACATAGGAAAGATAGTGAACAAAAGCCATATAAATATCCAGATCCAACTAGAGTTGATCGACAAAGAAAGTCTGATACGTTGGAACAGAGGTGTGAAGAGGTTAGGAAGCTCATTGAAAAGTCAATACCTCCACCTAAACCGACGCTTGACGTACCATATAGTTCAAATACACAGAAGCCGTCGTCAcatcatataaaatacaatcaGTCAGAAAAGTTACAAGTTAGTTCTGGTGCAGTGCCGACCGATGTGAAGCTTAGTACTAGCCAGAGTTCATTTTCACAAGAAAAGTCTCCGAGTAGCTCCGTTTCATTACTTAGTCAAAAATCATTATCTTCGAAGACAATATCCAGTCAACATACAGCTCATGGTGTATCACAGATATTAAAGGACACgattaaaaatagtaattcTCAGTCGTCAAGTTTATCATCGTTGAGTAATCTTGACGACCCAAAAACAGAAAAACGACCACGGCATGATGACACAGACAAAAGTTCGTCCGATATTCAACAGAGTGTGTTACAAACCCCCCCTAGTAAGCCAAAATCGCTATTCAGTCCAGAGAAAGTACCAACGCCTCGGGAATCTCATTCACAGAGGCTTAAGACTAAACAAAAGACGCCTCCTTCGGCTGCAAAAGTTCCTAAACAAGAACGTGTACCAGACACGTCGATAGGTTTTAATTTAGTATCACCTTTCGCAAGTCCACCAGGTTTGCAACAGCAAGAAACACAATCGGTTAAACGATCGGCTAACGATGTTCCTGCAACGTCCCATAAAAGGCATCGTACGTGTAGCACTAGCGAAAGTGGACAgcaagtgaaaataaaaatggatgaTACGTCCAGTTTCGAGGCAGTTAAGATGCTCGGTAGAGTACCAGAACTAATACAACCTATTAGAGATAATCCATCGGCGAATGGTAGAGCGACTCAAATCGCAAATGATATGAAACCACCGGAGCTCATTAAACCTTTTGATTCTGAACCAACGATATCACGTTTTAGCACAATACCTACACAGCAACAGATACCATCGAATCAGCAGGGTTTGACGAATGGACTGGATACTAACCTAGTAAAGCAAGAGTCTcaagaatttcaaattaaaaaggaaacgtaTAAAACAGATATACCAATAAAGGCTGAACATCAGATTAAAGGAGAATATTTATCTCCCATGAAATCTGCTCAAAGTATAAGTGCTCTGCTTCAGGAACCTTTAGCACCCATGCCAtcgttattacaaaatatgcaGCAATTTAGTCAAATACCACCTCAACAGCAAGTTCATCAGGAACAATTTCAACAACAACAGTTGCAACAGCAGCAGCTTCAACATGAGCAACCATCACAACCTCATCAACCATCGATATCTCATTCGATGTTGCTCGCACAGCAGGAACCCGTTCAAAGTCAGTGTCTGCCTCTATCATCGGTTACCGAACCAATGATAGCTTCGACCGTTGATATAAGTGTTCTCTCTGGCCCTGTACAAACAAATACAGAATCCATTCTCTCTGTAACAACATCGACAACTATAACCGTCGCACCCCCTGTAGAAGAAAAGAGATTAGAGCATCACAAgagcgaaaagaaaaaaaagaaggagaagcaTAAACATAAAGACAAGGAGAAGAGTAAAGAGAAGCACAAACACAAACataaagacaaggacaaagagaAACATCGAGAGAAGGATAAagaaaagggagaagaaaTTGTGTCTGCTATACCTATCAAAATCACAATTCCTAAAGACAAACTAAATCTCAGCACAGAATCGACAGGAAGCACCGGTGCGAGTACAGTGCCAACTGACAAGAACAAGTCGCCTCAAAACACTAGTATCAAAATCATTATTCCTAAGGAAAGGCTGAAGGGTACGGACAGTGTATCTAGTTCACCGGGTCAATCCGTGGTTCAGGCTCCTCTAAGAATTAAAATCAGAACGGATGGAATCTCGAGGAGTTCCGGCGCGCCCTCGACGACGAGCAGTTCAAGCAGCATCGTTCCAGAGTTCACGAACGAAAGTCGAAAGCGCGATCGTTCTGAAATGAAGGAGAGTCCAACGACTAGTGTTCCGCTAGCGAAGAAGCAATCGCAGGTCTCCTCGGCGGGTTACGGGCAACACCGACTAGGCGAACGGCTGAATGGCAGACACTATAGTTCAGGCAGCAATAACAAGGTACGTGGAGGCGGTAGAGGCGGCCGCCAGTATATCGGGCGTGGTCCACCACCAGCAGGATCGGCGGGCCATTACAGTGCTCCCGGCCAGCGCGACGGCTACTATCAGCAAGACACCTACAATAGTAACAATGCCCGTAATCCGCATCATCCTCATCCATCCTCGGCTCGTGGTGATCCAGGCTACTCGAGGGCTGGCCACGTAAATCAGACCCAACCagattcttatttttttgCTAATTACCCGCCACCCTCGATGTTCAACCCTGCCGGATACATTTACGATCCTGTCATGTACTACTCACAATATCAGCAACAGTACCCGATGTATCCGGCGGGTAACGTCATTATGACACCAGACGGTGCTATCGATACGTCTGTACCGCCACCATCCTTACCACCGAATATGCGACAAAATCAAAGCATGATCTCAGTTCCGTCTGCTCGGCAGGAACCCGAAACACCACCACCGTTACCGAGCGGACCACCTCCCAGTTCCTCGCCACCACCACCTCCACCACCTGAATAA